CATTTCTCGCtatttgtcttttcttttgctCCTCATTCTCCTGCGTTTTATTCATCAGTTCGAAGGAGAAGATAGCTTTACGGGAAATGGAAGCTTTGGAGACTCTATCGGCGCTGTTGAGAGGTAatctattcttcttcttcaaatcgAATCTTTAACACacattttatctcatatttttctctcattgGAGCATTAGGGTTTTTTATTTATCACTTGGAATAGCTGTATGGTTTAGCAGTAATTATCCAAAATTTGTAATGGGTAAGAAGTATGAGTGGTCAGTGGTTGTAAATATGCTGTATATATACGCAGCGTGGCTTCGATGATGGACGGAGAAGAGAAGGCAGTGATGTTCAAGGTCGAAGATATGATTATCGACGATAATGAAATGGAGGATAATGAAGAAACGAAAATGGAAGATGAACTTGGGTTTGAGAAAGAATACAAAACGCTGTACTGTATCAAAACTGACGGCAAGGGCTGGCAATGTAGAAATGAAGCCAAAGATGGGCGCACCATGTGCGACCATCACTTATCGTTAATCAAATCTTACAATAATAACAacacttcttcttcttttacaaAGAAAATCGATAAGGGAATAGGAGTTCGTAGAGGCCGAGCTCGGGCCAAAAAGGGTTCATCATCGTCGTCCAATCCATACGAATTTTACTATTATTCTGGGTTTGGGCCGTTGTGGGGCAAGAGGAGAGGCGATAAAgtaaatgaagggaaaaagtTCGAAGATAGAGAAGTTGAGGATGTGAATCAGCATGATAAAACGCCATCTTCTTCTCAAATCGATGATTTCGATTTTGTAGATTATGAAGACGATGAGGACGACGAGAATGGAGACAGTGGGAAGAAAAGAATGAGAAAACCAGTGAAAGCAAGATCATTGAAGTCTCTCATGTAGATGgaatggggaaaaaaaaaaaaaaacttaccttgggtttttgtttttgtatttaatcgttgtttatttttattttaggtttttttttttttttcacttcggGTAAGTCGTTTAGGGTTGTTCAAATTTACAAGTTTTGTGACTGGTGGTGAGATTAGCATCACTCTATTAACGTGGCTGTAATGTAGGAGGATGTCTACGGTGTGATTCCCCTGGACCCAAGGAgttgtattattatttgttaatcaCTGATTTCAAATGCAAGGGTGCTTTTGTAATTTCTCGTTCTGCTATGTTGGTTTTCATTGACCTTTTATCTGTCTAATGACGTGGCAGTTTCTGGTTCTTGTGATTACGAAGGTAtctgataaatttataaaaatggaaATTCTTATTGAAAGATGTGgcttttcattaataaataagattatggaaaaaattaagataataaaatcCTTAAAAAACAGCCAAAcaatgtatttattatttttattttttttcctttttaaaaggATGAGCAACAAAGTGGGGCATTGGGTATGTCACTGCCTCAACGAAGGTGACAATACTGGACCCTTCAACTTTTTTCCAAAATGCAATATTATAACACAGGAATTTTGGTTGGGttagaaattttattcattttttaatttattataaatacgtTTATTCCGATATTTTCGAATGTCACTATGAAATAGGATATGGTTCGGTTCTATTGATAGCCAGATTGTTTAATCAATAATCAAACTgactaattatttaaaataatattaataatattatatattattattattattattattattattaaatttttttaacctaatttaACTATGCAAATCATCAACTTTAAACCATGATTTAGACTTTACAGACCCACCAAAGGTTGAAGCTTGGAGGGTACATTGTGGGCATCAAATTCGGAAGACAAACACTCTAATGTCAACATCAttggtatttaaatttattagctAAACCAAAGCAGCATCTACTACTACAAACAAACACGGATATGTCACGTGGAGAAATTAAATggctataattatttaattaactataagAAGTCACTTTATATTATGCAAATCAATGGACGCATTTACATTATGTTGTAGAATATTTAGTTACCTCATgtaaatagaataatttttgcAACCCAAATTTACTTGTTTTGTATAAGTCTCTTAAGCCAAGTAGATTATTAGCTCTTTAGTAGACAATAAAACCTTAAATTCTAATTCAAACATTCAACTAATAGCCTTCTTGCTATAGAGAATACAAAGCCATTGGTAAACTTCTTTGTATCACAATCTTTAGCAAAGTCAACATTTATATACCTATCCAATAGTAGATTTTGTCTGCTATAATACGAAATAGACCCGAAAGTCCCTTTCAAATAATGAGGAATGCATTTCAAGGTATTCTAATGATTTATACCAAGATTGACTATAAATTTACTGAATACTATCATTGATTGTCTAATGTCGAATTCTGTACACAtcatgaaaaacataaaattcccAATTACTGATGAATATGGTACTCAGAGATATCTatgttttctcaattttttgtGTTGGGTGAATATCCAAAATACAACTTGTGTCCAATAGGAAGTAAAATACCAATTGATTTTGCCTCTTGCAAATTAAAGAGCCTAAGATTAGCTCAAGACAACTTCGTTGAGTTACCTAGACTTTCTCGTTActtatatttctaaatattgTCGTCCCACAAATTTGATTCACaactcctaagtctttcatttTATAATCCCTACCCATATGAGCTTTCAAGTTTGTAATACCATTCATATTAGTGCCTACAACTAACATGTCATATGCATAtaatcacaaaattaaaaaatcgcTATCACCTTAATTATACAAGTAAACACAATGATTAACATAATATCCTTAGAACTTTAATCTCACAATGAAAGAGtcaatttcaatattatttgttCAAGTTTAAATAAAGTACAACTATCAAACTTAGATAAGTGACTTTGTAACCCTTTGCATAAAACCAATCCATCATATctgttgaaaattttatatacacaaaaaaacACTTTGCAAATAAAAATTGTCATCTAAACATCCTCTTCTTCCCCTTTCActttcaccattttcttccttatagATCGTTTTGGTGGTTTATGTGGTGGTTGTGATGGCTACAATTTCCAAATTTAAACCGTAAAAATTGAATTGCAAGGTCAAACTATCATGTTTAGTGGTTCTAATGGATTTAGGTTTGAGCTTGTGATGGTTCTAATGGGTTTGGGCTTAGATAGATGCAGATtctaatgaatttaattttagatttgaaatGGATGATAATTGTAATGGTTAAGtttccaaatttaaataaaaaattataaaagagtcaaattatcatatttaaatcattaaagtaaaatatgtaaaaaaaaaaattattattttttatttttaaaatttttagactaTAAAATTACTCTTTTACTCTAATCatcttacttttttatttaaacaagaGTTAAGTTTTGGGTGAATAGTATGATTAATGCTTTTAGTGGGCCAAAAAGTTTTTATACCAAACTGGGGGAGTGAAAGGAAATCACTCAAGAACAAATGATTTAGAAAAGATTACCACGttggtattttgattttgtttctctTACTAGGGTACACATCAAGTACACCATTCTGccggttttttttttggttttcaaagcaagaaaatcatttatatagtttaatacttttttttttttttcattcttcttaaTTTCGAGATATTTTGTCATTGACAAAAATCTTTTCTAGCACGCTCGCTGGAAGGAGCGTGGAGCACACTGTTATCCCTTTGATCGCTCATTGTTTGCGGACTTACCGTCGCCCGTGAAGAAACAATTGGCCACGAAAATCAAGTTGCGCATCCATTTTCGTCGTTGAtatccatttatttattttttataagaatataGTTTTAGTCGTATATGagtcaatcaaaattaaacctGAGTTATATTTACATTaacatgaaattaatttaaattaaaccaaatttaatttatttgtatttttatatttataagtttgtaaggggatattaattaaaatcgataaaaaaattttcacgtaaacatttttaggcaaacatacaatgattttatttttataaacaaatttacttttaattccaaaaatactctTCTCGACTTATTACATGATTTTTAGCAACTTATGTGTGCGTATTACAATGTATGGGTGCATACATGGTGCGTACAAGGTGCGTATAGGGTGCGTGTAGGGTGGATAGGGTGAGTACATAGTGTGTACGAGGTGCGTGCAAGGTGCGTACAAAGTGCGTGGGTGTGTACAGGTACATGCGGGTGCGTGCAAGTTCGTACGGGTGTATGCGGGTGCGTGCAGATGCATACGGGtgcgtaaaaaatataaataaataaataaatatatatatatatatatatatacacacacacacacacacacacacaaggttactaatttatatataaatatatataaatttataatataatataatatttaaatattattaatttaatataatatataaaaataattaataataataattttgcacCCGCACGCATCTTGTACGCATTCCACATGCACCCACGCAGTCTGTACGCATCCGCACGCACCCTGCACTCACCTACACACTCTCCACGCACTCACGCACCCTATGCACACCTACGCACCCTGTATGACCCTTCACATCCCACACATAGAATTATTGAAAGTAACGTAATAAGTtaggagggtatttttgaaattacaaataaatttgcttataaaagtaaaaccgtTGTACatttgtctaaaaaaatttacgcgaaaaaaattttactgattttaattaatatcctgtTTGTTTGTAAGTGTGTTTCAAtactatttatttgaatttagcaTGTATAATGTGTgattttttataacaataaaattatatatatttattttaaatacataaatatatacacacttatatatattattatacgatcgagtgatttttaattaatgataaaataatacataatcatataataacacgtgtaaatatgtatatatttatatattcaaaataaatacttataaaattgtttttttttataattaatttttaaatatacatgtaCATTTGTAGTTAGTTAAATTTGATGtaatataatgtttattttatgtgcttattaattctcttaatatatttatatgtttgcctaactttattattattcaagttgtgaattgattatttaaattatttaagtcAAATGGATCAAACTAATTATGCTTCCACTCAACGGTTTACATGGTttgaatcaatatcaaaatatgCATCGAGTTTGGATTAAGATGATTCAATGCAATCCAAATTTATACCGGATTAGAGCTTAAAGTTACTATCCCAAAAgcttaaattaaaagaaacaaatgcAATTGATGATATtacaaaatgtttttaaaatcaaatcaatgatCAAACCAATTATCTTATTGGTTTATGATTTAATTGGTTTAATCAAAAATTGGttagttaaatttattattaaattataataaaatttttaaacaatattagAGTATCCAATagattttacttataaatttgtaaaaaaaaaaaagaaatcaattagGATACCCAGACTTATAATGATTAAAACACATCATTTATAAGAATTGACAATTATTTACTTGtttcaataacataattagattaaaaaaatatcttcatctcatgataaaaaaataataataataattttgcaaGTCATCATCTATATAAGacattttaatgaattttatttttaaacttatatttttcttacatacctttaaaaatttatccaatataatataaaataatcaaattacttataaataattaaaatttctcaaaataccctaaattttggtcaaacttAGTTTTACTGATTTTGACCAGTTCATCCAATTCACCTAATTTTAATCGAGTTTACCTTAATCAACAAATAAatcactttttaatattaatcagACTTGACTTAGAATTAATTTCCTATTCAATTGGTTAAATCAACTGatctaattgaattttcaaaacaatgATATTAAAACTAGTCATTTTCAACTTTCGACAGGCTTTCGTGGTGTCCTAAAAGGGAAAAGGAGGACATATTAAGAGTtctacaaattaataaatttattattgtttttcatcacatatttataagataacaataaaactatccatataaacaatatatataattttatacacaaacaataacatgtcattagataattaagtattattttatctctaattcaaaactgtctaatcacatagtaatatcttattatttgaatatcaaattatacatgttatttatacatataacacaACTCATGAGATAATGTGACTGAATTTCACTTCTTTAATATCAAAactaatcatttataaattaagtaatattatatacacaattcttgtatataattttatgcacaaacaatgacatgtcattatataattcgataattaaaaattaaagataaaataatacataattatttaataatatattattatttatatattaaattatgtacataattttattgtta
This sequence is a window from Mangifera indica cultivar Alphonso chromosome 5, CATAS_Mindica_2.1, whole genome shotgun sequence. Protein-coding genes within it:
- the LOC123217153 gene encoding uncharacterized protein LOC123217153, whose translation is MRIRKNAKLTSILSSHDSAPESLQTHVCQLNQSPWDVISFSQEAYPPFNPQFEGEDSFTGNGSFGDSIGAVESVASMMDGEEKAVMFKVEDMIIDDNEMEDNEETKMEDELGFEKEYKTLYCIKTDGKGWQCRNEAKDGRTMCDHHLSLIKSYNNNNTSSSFTKKIDKGIGVRRGRARAKKGSSSSSNPYEFYYYSGFGPLWGKRRGDKVNEGKKFEDREVEDVNQHDKTPSSSQIDDFDFVDYEDDEDDENGDSGKKRMRKPVKARSLKSLM